One Misgurnus anguillicaudatus chromosome 19, ASM2758022v2, whole genome shotgun sequence genomic region harbors:
- the rarab gene encoding retinoic acid receptor alpha-B isoform X2 produces the protein MMYESVDVVGLTPSPSPFLSMDYYHQNRGCLIPDKGLVSGAARGFRNPHWSGSNHSVDTQSTSSEEIVPSPPSPPPPPRVYKPCFVCQDKSSGYHYGVSACEGCKGFFRRSIQKNMVYTCHREKSCIINKVTRNRCQYCRLQKCLEVGMSKESVRNDRNKRKKDEKKQECSESYVLSPDTEQMIERVRKAHQETFPSLCQLGKYTTNNSAEQRVSLDVDLWDKFSELSTKCIIKTVEFAKQLPGFTTLTIADQITLLKAACLDILILRICTRYTPDQDTMTFSDGLTLNRTQMHNAGFGPLTDLVFAFANQLLPLEMDDAETGLLSAICLLCGDRQDLEQSDKVDILQEPLLEALKIYVRKRRPHKPHMFPKMLMKITDLRSISAKGAERVITLKMEIPGSMPPLIQEMLENSEGLEGGGGARSGGGAPPGSCSPSLSPSSGHSSPSAHSP, from the exons aTGATGTACGAGAGTGTGGACGTTGTTGGACTGACTCCTAGTCCGAGCCCGTTTTTGAGCATGGATTACTACCACCAGAACCGCGGCTGTTTGATCCCGGATAAAGGCCTCGTGTCGGGAGCGGCGCGGGGCTTCAGGAACCCACATTGGAGCGGCTCAAATCACT ctGTGGATACGCAGAGCACAAGCTCAGAGGAGATAGTACCCAGCCCTCCTTCGCCACCGCCTCCTCCACGGGTCTATAAGCCCTGCTTCGTCTGTCAGGACAAGTCCTCTGGCTACCACTATGGAGTTAGCGCATGCGAAGGCTGCAAG GGCTTTTTCCGGAGGAGCATCCAGAAAAATATGGTGTACACCTGTCACCGAGAGAAGAGCTGTATCATCAACAAGGTCACCAGAAACCGCTGCCAGTACTGCAGGCTGCAGAAGTGCCTGGAAGTGGGCATGTCTAAAGAAT CCGTTCGAAATGACCGGAACAAAAGGAAGAAGGATGAGAAGAAGCAAGAGTGTTCAGAGAGTTACGTGTTGAGTCCAGACACGGAGCAGATGATTGAGCGGGTGAGGAAAGCTCATCAGGAGACCTTTCCTTCACTCTGCCAGCTTGGAAAATATACCACG AACAACAGTGCTGAACAACGGGTCTCTCTGGACGTCGATCTCTGGGACAAGTTCAGTGAACTTTCAACCAAATGCATTATTAAAACGGTGGAGTTCGCCAAGCAGCTGCCCGGCTTCACCACGCTTACGATCGCAGATCAGATCACGCTGTTAAAGGCCGCCTGCCTTGACATCCTG ATTCTGCGGATATGTACGCGCTACACACCCGATCAAGACACCATGACGTTTTCCGATGGGTTGACACTGAACCGCACGCAGATGCACAACGCCGGCTTTGGTCCACTTACAGATCTTGTATTCGCGTTCGCCAACCAGCTCCTGCCTTTGGAGATGGACGATGCAGAGACGGGGCTTCTCAGCGCCATCTGTCTGCTTTGTGGAG ATCGGCAGGATCTGGAACAGTCGGATAAGGTGGATATTCTTCAGGAACCTCTACTGGAGGCACTAAAGATCTACGTAAGGAAGAGGAGACCTCATAAACCTCACATGTTCCCCAAGATGCTAATGAAAATCACAGACCTGAGAAGCATCAGCGCTAAAG GAGCTGAACGAGTAATAACGCTGAAAATGGAGATCCCCGGCTCCATGCCTCCCCTCATCCAGGAGATGCTGGAGAACTCGGAGGGCCTCGAGGGAGGTGGTGGAGCGAGAAGCGGAGGAGGAGCGCCGCCAGGAAGCTGCAGCCCAAGTTTATCTCCCAGTTCGGGGCACAGCAGCCCGTCCGCCCATTCCCCTTGA
- the LOC129435935 gene encoding scavenger receptor cysteine-rich type 1 protein M130 yields the protein MLRPLLHLIFAALVIAGDEKNVTLVGNLGNCFGTVEVKINDTWKRVCGYEWDINKAAVVCRQLDCGRAVIAHALFGNRSNQPIWLRHVSCEGTEFPISECSNPLNDCSDIQDAGVMCSASLVFIIGAVIIALVPSLSITIIIILLVRKKRRIQKKKISARDAVNMHEMPSVERYEVRDDDDDDDYEKVDVPGDHEDLDSEQDYVDLDKDEPKQASVKSEDSEQDYVNIEKEDSEQDYVNLESDHSDQDYVNVDIANNTITVENR from the exons ATGCTGAGACCACTTCTTCACTTGATCTTTG cCGCGCTTGTCATCGCTG GAGATGAAAAAAATGTCACACTGGTCGGTAATTTGGGCAACTGCTTTGGGACAGTTGAGGTCAAAATTAATGACACATGGAAAAGGGTTTGTGGATATGAATGGGACATTAATAAGGCTGCTGTGGTGTGCAGACAGCTTGACTGTGGAAGAGCCGTCATTGCCCATGCCCTGTTTGGGAATAGGAGCAATCAGCCGATTTGGTTGCGTCATGTCAGTTGTGAGGGAACTGAATTTCCTATTAGTGAGTGTTCAAACCCATTAAATGATTGTTCTGACATTCAAGATGCTGGAGTTATGTGTTCAG CTTCTCTAGTGTTCATCATTGGTGCTGTGATTATAGCTTTAGTGCCTTCATTATCTATCACAATAATTATTATCCTGTTGGTGAGGAAAAAGCGAAGAATTCAAAAAAAGAAGATAAGCGCCAGAG ATGCAGTAAATATGCATGAAATGCCCAGTGTAGAAAGATATGAAGTGAGGGATGACGATGATGATGACGACTATGAAAAAGTTGACGTCCCTGGAGACCATGAAGATCTGGACTCAGAACAAGACTATGTGGATCTAGATAAAGATGAGCCTAAACAAGCCAGCGTGAAGTCGGAGGATTCAGAACAGGACTATGTGAATATAGAAAAAGAAGACTCAGAACAGGACTATGTCAATCTGGAATCAGATCATTCAGACCAAGATTACGTAAATGTGGATATAGCAAACAACACAATTACAGTAGAAAATCGATGA